In a single window of the Sylvia atricapilla isolate bSylAtr1 chromosome 18, bSylAtr1.pri, whole genome shotgun sequence genome:
- the CACNG5 gene encoding LOW QUALITY PROTEIN: voltage-dependent calcium channel gamma-5 subunit (The sequence of the model RefSeq protein was modified relative to this genomic sequence to represent the inferred CDS: inserted 2 bases in 1 codon) gives MLVAMSACSRKALTLLSSVFAVCGLGLLGISVSTDYWLYLEEGIVQPQNQTAEIKLSLHSGLWRVCFLAGEERGRCFTIEYVMPMNIQLTSESTINVLKMIRSATPXPLVSLFFMFIGFILSNIGHIRPHRTILAFVSGIFFILSGLSLVVGLVLYISSINDEMLNRTKDSESFFNYKYGWSFAFSAISFLLTESAGVMSVYLFMKRYTAEDLYRPHPGFYRPRLSNCSDYSGQFLHPDAWARGRSPSDISSEASLQMNSNYPALLKCPDYDQMSSSPC, from the exons ATGCTGGTGGCCATgagtgcctgcagcaggaaggcGCTGACCCTGCTCAGCAGCGTGTTTGCTGTCTGTGGCCTCGGCCTCCTGGGCATCTCTGTCAGCACCGACTACTGGCTCTACCTGGAGGAGGGCATCGTGCAGCCCCAGAACCAGACGGCCGAGATCAAGCTCTCGctgcactcagggctctggagGGTGTGTTTTCTGGCAG gggaggagCGTGGCCGGTGCTTCACCATCGAATACGTCATGCCCATGAACATCCAGCTGACCTCTGAATCCACAATCAACGTCCTGA agATGATCCGTTCTGCCACCCC TCCTCTGGTCAGCCTCTTCTTCATGTTCATCGGCTTCATCCTGAGCAACATCGGCCACATCAGGCCTCACAGGACCATCCTGGCCTTCGTCTCGGGGATATTCTTCATCCTGTCAG GTCTGTCACTGGTGGTGGGGCTGGTGCTCTACATATCCAGCATTAATGACGAGATGCTCAACAGGACCAAGGACTCGGAGTCGTTCTTCAACTACAAATACGGGTGGTCCTTTGCCTTCTCAGccatctccttccttctcacagAG AGCGCCGGGGTGATGTCTGTCTACCTGTTCATGAAGCGTTACACTGCCGAGGACCTGTACAGACCCCACCCGGGCTTCTACCGACCCCGCCTCAGCAACTGCTCCGACTACTCGGGCCAATTCCTGCACCCCGACGCCTGGGCTCGGGGCCGCAGCCCCTCGGACATCTCCAGCGAGGCCTCCCTGCAGATGAACAGTAACTACCCGGCCCTGCTCAAGTGTCCTGACTATGACCAGATGTCCTCGTCCCCGTGCTGA